Within the Thermanaeromonas toyohensis ToBE genome, the region GGTTAGCGGAGATAATTGAGAGAGAGAAGGCCCAGATCGCCATAATTGCGGTACCAGCCGATCAAGCACAAATTGTGGCGGATGAGCTCGCTAAGACTTCCATTCGCGGCATTCTAAACTTTGCGCCTCGGGTGATCAATGTACCAGACCATATTGAGGTACGCAATGTAGATTTAACTGTTAACTTAGAGATTTTAACCTTTAACCTAGCCTTCCGAAAAAACCTTAAGGCGTACCAAGAGGCCTAAAGGCGCTGGAAGGAGAGGCTTAAATTGCCACAGTTAGTTTTGGCTTCGGCTTCGCCCCGGAGGCAAAGGCTTTTAGCCCAGTTAGGTCTTGATTTTTTGACCATTCCCAGCGATATTGAAGAAGGGGATTATGCTGGTCTGCATACTGGCCTGCCTCCTGCGGAGCGGGTGACAGCCCTGGCTCGGGCCAAGGCGGAAATGGTGGCCCGGGGCTTATCTGATGCTATAGTCCTGGGAGCCGATACCATTGTGGTATGCCAGGGACAGGTGCTGGGTAAGCCGGCCTCGGCCGAAGAGGCGGAAGCCATGCTTTCCTTCTTAAGCGGGAAAAGCCACGAAGTTTATACAGGGATAGCGTTGGTCAGGGTCCCGGGCATGATTTTCCGGCAGGCCTGGGAACGTACAGAAGTGCGTTTCCGCCAGCTTAGTGCACGAGAGATCAAGGCCTACGTGGCTACTGGTGAGCCCTTGGATAAGGCTGGAGCGTACGGTATCCAAGGCTTAGGAGCTCTCTTAGTAGAAAGTATTTGCGGTGACTTTTTTAATGTGGTGGGGTTGCCCCTGGTACGCACGGTAGCCCTTTTACAGGAGTTCGGGATCGATCCGTGGAATAGGACCTAGCCTCTAAAGGGAGGCCCAGGAAGGATGCAGGGGAAGAATGGCACGCTACCCAGGAAGAACTATTAAGGATCTACCTGAAGACTTGCGACCACGGGAGCGAATGTTAGCTTTCGGCGCCCAGTCCCTCTCTAATGCTGAGTTGTTGGCCATTCTTATAAGGACAGGCACCCCGCAGGAGACAGCCCTAGAATTAGCTCAAAGGCTTTTATCCCAACCTGGGGGCTTACGTTACTTGGCGGAAACCTCTTTAGAAGAACTTAAAGACCAAAAGGGTATCGGGTTAGCTAAGGCTGCCCAAATCAAGGCGGCCATTGAGCTAGGGCGAAGGCTAAGAATCTTTCGGCCGGAGAGGCCTTTGATCCATACCCCAGCTGATGCCGCCCATCTCCTTATGGACGAGATGAGATACCTGGACCGGGAGCACTTCCGCACCATTTCCCTTAACACCAAGAATCGGGTCCTGGCTATAGATAATGTGGCGGTGGGTAGCCTCAACTCTTCCTTTGTGCATCCCCGGGAGGTCTTTAAAGGACCGGTGCGGAGGAGTGCGGCAGCTGTTATCTTGGTCCACAACCATCCCAGTGGAGATCCTTCACCTAGCCTGGAAGATATACAGGTTACCAGGCGGTTGGTGGAAGCAGGCAAAATCCTGGGAATAGAAGTTTTGGACCACCTTATTTTAGGAGACGGTTCTTTTGTCAGTATGAAAGAGAAGGGTTTGCTATAAATTCCTTTTTAGGAAGGAGAAAGAGTCATGGTTTTTGCCCGGGATATCGGGATCGACTTAGGTACTGCTAATACCTTAGTTTACGTCCGTGGAAAAGGTATCGTCTTGCGGGAACCCTCAGTAGTGGCCATCCGCCGGGACACAGGTCAGGTTTTAGCTGTGGGTGAGGCTGCCAAAAGGATGATCGGTCGTACGCCGGGGGACATTGTTGCTATCCGGCCTTTAAAGGATGGTGTAATAGCTGATTTCGACGTTACCCAGAGTATGTTGCGTTATTTTATACAGAAGGTGATCCCTAAAGGCTTTTTTGTACGCCCCCGGGTGGTGGTGGGGGTC harbors:
- a CDS encoding Maf family protein; amino-acid sequence: MPQLVLASASPRRQRLLAQLGLDFLTIPSDIEEGDYAGLHTGLPPAERVTALARAKAEMVARGLSDAIVLGADTIVVCQGQVLGKPASAEEAEAMLSFLSGKSHEVYTGIALVRVPGMIFRQAWERTEVRFRQLSAREIKAYVATGEPLDKAGAYGIQGLGALLVESICGDFFNVVGLPLVRTVALLQEFGIDPWNRT
- the radC gene encoding RadC family protein, with translation MARYPGRTIKDLPEDLRPRERMLAFGAQSLSNAELLAILIRTGTPQETALELAQRLLSQPGGLRYLAETSLEELKDQKGIGLAKAAQIKAAIELGRRLRIFRPERPLIHTPADAAHLLMDEMRYLDREHFRTISLNTKNRVLAIDNVAVGSLNSSFVHPREVFKGPVRRSAAAVILVHNHPSGDPSPSLEDIQVTRRLVEAGKILGIEVLDHLILGDGSFVSMKEKGLL